The region AACGAGGGTATGTGGTTTAGACGACTTTTGCCCATCGCCCTGCGGATCCTGATGCGACACAAGTGTGTCAGCCTGCGAGGACaccctgagagagaggaaaggaaggatCTCCTTAGCTGCTGCAACAGGAGAACTATGAGTTACGTTATGAAATCCTCGAGCCAAATGGAGATAAACTGGCGAATATTTCTGTGCCTTTTGTATCATTCACAGCAAGCACTCATGTATCATCACTGAACAGCATGTTTCacatctgtaaaaacacactgcattgtGGGATTGTCAGTGGAAAGTAGTGTGATAGACACTCATTCCATTTCTTTACGTGCAGAATTCAGACACTAAATAAAATGGCTGACGGTAAAAACTGTGCACAATATAGTAAACAGGGAATGAGTCTGGATGCAGcccaggaccctgaaactgaagcagccatcattaattcattattcaCACATGGGCCTTTGTACACGCCAGATGCTCTGAATTAGAGAGCTCCTAGGTGTGTAGGTTAAGTCGGGCGTCGCTCAGAGAGgttttttctctgtgcagtGGCAGAGCGAGACTCTAGGTCATCCCAGAAGTTAACAAATGGCCCATGGATGTAGGGAGGTCAAAGGACAGAACATTTGAAGCACATGGCTGCAGGGCCCCTGTGCTCCAAAAATGAACTTCATTTAATTGACTTCATTCTAGTTGAATGACCTCTGTATAAAACCCTTCCTAGAACAGCTCCTGGTTaggaacatactgtatctgtccTCACTGATGTCTGCATGCTCAGACGTTTTACTCACTCCTCGCCTCCAGGAAGACCCTGAGCGCCTCAGGATCCACCTTCCTCCGGTTGGGAGCCTCCAGCTCTGACTCATCCCAGGGCACGAGGGCCGGGTTGGCCCCGTGGTCCAGCAGCAGGTGGATGAAGGCCACCTCGCATCCGTGACGCAGCACGGCGTCCAGCAGGCAGGAGGCCAGGCCGCGGGTCAGGGCCTCGTGGCAGACAGGCCCGGTGTAGTTGAAGTCGGGCTGCGCGCCGgcctggagcagcagctggaaacagTGGAGGTGGTGGTAGGCAGCGCTGATGTAGAGAGGACACACCACCAAAGTGTTGAGGGTGCGGGCGCTTAAGAGGAGCCGGGGACCCAGCTGGTGGTCCATGTCCACATCAGCATTGAACCTGGACGGAGGGAGAGCCACGGATACAGTTTTACAGCTTCTGTAAAACCTTAAAGGCCCCTGAAGAAAACAACTGCACAGAACATGATCGTGAAATAAGAAGATTTGAGAGGACAGCCTGTACTGCAAGTTTAAATTTGAGCCAACGTACTATACAAACAATGTACATGGACttaaaaaaagcaattaaaatgGACGATGTTTGTCTCCTCGGTCTATTCAGACTATTTCTTCTTGTCAAATATTCATCTGTCAGTGGGATTACTGTCCAAtgtgggctgctgctgctgctgactaaTGAGACTGTGACTGAAAAGATTTGTGATTGTGCATTCCAGGAAAGATGAAAGAGGCAGGAAATGACCTAACTTCTGCCTGGAGCAGTGGAAAACATTGCATCACACAGCGAGCGACAGATCAAAACGCTGGCCCTCACACAATCTACTGCATCGACCAAACATTAATAAGTGAAGGCTGAAGGACTGGTCCTTCTCAGTGAGCTCTGACAGGACATTCACCTGGATACTGAAGTGAGAAAATCCCACGCTCAGTGCGACCTCACCTGATGAGCTCCTGCAGTATGTCCAGCCTCCCCACCCGCGCGGCGTGGTACAGCGGGGTGCTGCGGTGGTGTCGGCTTCCGTTGGGATCAGCTCCGGCCTCGAGGAGGATCCGCACGCAGTCCAGGTGACCGTTGACCACGGCCACGTAGAGGGCCGTCTGGCCTTTGACGTCGACCAGGTCCACCTCGGCTCCCTGGGCGATCAGATAGGCCACGCAGGCGGCGTGTCCCGCCGTGGCTGCGATCCGCAGAGGGGTGCAGGGCAGGCAGCCACAGCACCACACAGACTTCTCGTTGATACGCCTGGCACCAAGGGACAGAAGGGACGGGTTATTAGATTTATGCATGCTTTATgagaataaaagcacaaaacacacacaaaaacaggacCAAAATATCACTGCTCTGTGGTCAGCAccaaatcaaatatttaaaaaacgAGCTGCTAAAATAAACTGCCTTCAGCACTACTGTGACAGCCAAGCTGGGACAGGCAGGGCAGGACAAACCCAATGAGGTAAAGCTGTGTTACTGAAATAACAGCGTGTTGTAAACCATGTGGAGGAGAGATGAACTGCTGTAAGCCAGTAATAACGGGTTGGCTGGGTGTGGAGATTGGGAGCGAGTATGATTGCTGCTACAACCACTGAGGGGCTGGGGTTCAGTGTGTGCTGACCACGGTAAGGTGGCTCTGTGTGTCGCACTGGGCTGATCCAGGATCTGTTCCAGTACTCTACGAGGACGGGATGCCACCGACTCTACTGAAGCGTTGTGTTTGATTTCTGCTGTGGTTCCGACTAAAAGCAGCAAAGAACCCACAGATGGAGTAAGGTGGTGAAGACAAAAGCTCCCGACATGTGGCCTGCATTAAGCCTGTATATTAAGACTGCTTTGTGGTGGGGATGAGTGTAAGGACACACTCtatacagcatgtgtgtctCTCAAGCTGTCACTCAGCAAACCTACTGAACAAAGCcacacagcagagaaaccaCAGACCACTTAGTGCCACACAGGAACGCTGAAGGACACAACGAGCTGCCAGTTCTGCAGTCACAGTGAGGCCTTCCCCTCTCCATCCACCCAGAGTCCCATCCCACCACAGCACACACCGTCTGAACTCGTCCTCCTGCAGCAGGTTCCTCAGCGTGTCCAGATCTCCGACATAGGCTGCGTTGTGGAGCCGCATGTCGTCCTGCTCCAGAGGTTTGTCGCAGAACTGCTCCTGGAGCCATTCCTTCAGGTTACGGCCTGGTAAAGAAAATCCTTACGGTTAgtcacagctgtgtgaaaaGATACTGGTGTAGAAAGTTTCTCTGATATTTCAGCCGCCTCAGCACAGATCCCCCAGTGTTTTTAAGTTCTAACCTGCGTAAACAAAGTCACATTAGGGCCGGATGTGAGCACTCTTCTCACTGTGCATCATATTGTTATATAACTGCGTTAGCCTCCCTGCTGATTGTGGGAATAAAACACTAATTCTGTGGTGAATTCATTCCTCATGTTCCATGCAGAGCTCCTGGCCCCGGCTCACGGACTGCTGGCTCCTACTGGGACCAGAAATAGACAAGAGTTACCGAGCAGCTTCTCATGTAGTTACTGTGGGGGTATAGTGTTAATACTCTGCAGGTGTTCCTATTATTGTGTCCACCCTGTGAAAATCAGATGCACGCAGATCTTAGTCTGCGTCCTGCTGAAATCAATCGATCATGACTCTAGAAAAGCACAGATGAAGTGCAGGGAGGGCTGCGCTGGATGTTCAGGCCACACCTTATAAACAGGAGTCACCACACCTGCGCGTGCTGTCCTCTGAGACACACCACGGTCCCCTGTGAGGACTGATGACTCATGGCTGCTCACACTTCACTCAGCCGTGGTTACCTGCAGCAGTGGCACCGGGCAGATCAGACACAGTGATGAGCGGAGGGAAACTGATACTGGGCGGGTCGTCAACATCCGCCTGAGCCTCCGGACCGTCGGCCATGATCCTGAACCGTCACACCGTCACGACCAAGACACTGGGGCTTCGGCAGCAGACCGACGCCGTTTTCCAAACCAACGATCTGGATCAGACGAGAtgcatcaaaataaacaaacgtGACTTGTGTTGGTGACGGCGGCTGCGCCTTGCGCTCACTGCGGCTACTTCCTGACTGCGCTCAGATCAGCTGGACGGATTTAAAGGGGACGCGCCTGAGCAGGACCTGGACCGGACTGAGGGAGGTTTTAAACACCTGGTAGAAGACAGACAACcgacaaaataaatacataaaaaactgaaagaattCTGAGAAATGTCATTATTCTCTGTTACTTTTCTTTTCCAACATGGACGCAGATGTTTCACCGTCTTCACCACATGTGAGGAATACAATCCTGATAGAGAAATACTAAACATATTAAATTATTGGCCAAAAGAAAGTCAGTTTTAATAACTCTAATGTATAAACTTATAGAATAGAAATATCATCTGGCTGCTACACCcgcaaaaaaacaaactaaaccacacaaacaaaaagacagaggacGTGATTAGTGTCCTAAACAGTCATCTTCAATACTGTACTTGTACTAATAACATATAGGGAGAGGACATTACAGCCTCagagctgacaaacacacataaaatatttcTTATAGCTGTGTGGCACagtgtgatgaatgtgtttatatttgtatgaGGTCGTGTTAAAGGTCAGTGAGTGGTGCCAAAAGGGCTCATGAGGTTTGGATGAGACACTGTATAtccatgtttctgtgtgcacaGAGACGAGGCTTCCTGTTAAAATGTGCACAATACTCAAAATGTAgtgtcagctgtttgttttttatttttatttttgctgttaatCTGTGGTGAGTCATTTCTGGGTGGGTAACGTACACCAGAGAGGCATGCAGCCATAGCTCTAGACACCGAGGCCCTGGTGctgctctaaaaataaaaggacAGGTCAACAGTGCCATGAGTCCCTGTTAGTGAACAGGTTGCTTACAGAgcagcagtaaaaacacaagactGTTTCAGGGcggaaacagaaacacaggttTGAAACTTGATGTGGTGATAAAACAGATTCCAGTTCAGCGGACTACAACTTTTTAGAGACACAGTTTTAATCATTATTAAGTCACAGGAGATGAAAGTTTCATGAGGCAACTTCCACAGAAGTGAAAGTAAAAGGTGTAGTCAGTCATTAGCAGCATGAACTATTGTGACATTCAAAGGCCAAAACCAACTGCGCTTTTTCTAAATCGTGAAGAGGCAGTCCGGTCTCAAGTCACTTCTTCTTTGTGGAACCTTAAAGTAAAAGCTAAATGCAGATGAATAATGAAGCGGTCCTTTTTTTAATCCACCTGTTGAGACTGGGGCCAGCGTCTTTGCTGAAAGCAGGTGTCCTTCAGCTAAATCTCTTACTTGCATCACAATTGCTCTGTCCAAATCTGGCTTAATAGCTGTTAAAGGGGGACTCCTAATATGTTTTGTGCGTGTTGCAGCTGTTTCGTGACTCGCTAATGTTGCTTGAGGGCCttaaaaagaaagttaaatgTTTTACTTCTGTCAACGAGTCTCCTTCAGAGTGTGACTTGGCCGTACCAGACGCCACAAGGTTATTACATGAACTTGTCAAAATTACAAACCAGGgtcatttatcattttcataATCTAACTCCAGCAACACAGACCTCTCATTAAGTTTCCATTATAAAGCTAAGCTGACTTTGAGTCTGTATTTCTCAGCAACACTCTGACTCTtaaaaatgatgagaaatgaCAAATATGTATTGCAATATAACCATTTATTTCACTCCACTACAAAATTATAATCATTATTTGAACTATGATACAATCTCCACATATACATAATGTACAgtttaaagagaaactgaaaatatgataCAAATAGTGTACAGTGTAAATGGTCCTTTCTCACTTTTCCATGAGTTTTGCTTTGAAGATTttttaattggattttttttataggTTAATGTTCTAATTTATATTTAGTGGATTAAATATAATACTGATATAAAATGTAGTAAAATCAGACTAAATGATACGTTAAGACTGCTGAGTCCTTATAGCCAATAGCTCACAAATGAAGAGTGTTAATGAGGATATTTCCAGACTGTCCCTGTTAGTGTTTAAagacagcagtgttttcttATAACCACCAACATAAATAGGGTTCATAGTAtccatttaaatgtgtttttccctcaAATATACATTAGTAATATCACAGAAGTAATTCATGTTCTTAGCACAGATGGTGTGTCATCTGCTCTACTGGTAATAATCCATCGATCTGATGAGGAAATGGAAGTGGAACCCAAGTCTGagcagaaaatgaacattttggtCGTtatgcagagagagagcagtcaCAGCACAGTACGTACGATCATCACATCACcttctgaaaaatgaaactgcaaccGCTCGGCgttatgggaaaaaaaaaagattatattgATCAACCCAACCATGATGTCACAGCAAGTGTTTCCTAAAaacactgagagtgtgtgtgcccTGGGAGGCAACTCTGCAGAAGAACCAACAGAGGTAGCGACTGCATGTGTACAAGTATtaacaacaatgtaaaatgaCAGTTGTATTATTACTTAAATATGGAAACTGCATGTTCATTCAGGGTGAGAGAGGCCACTATGCAAGAAAACATTTGGATTTGTGTTCATTCACACATGAACAACAATGAGATGTTTCAATTATTGGAGCTTTGAGAAAAACAGTTATCAATTATCAGCCTAGTATTGCTTCATATTTCCATGTTAGCTACATGTGTACAGCACATTTCTTCAGCCACAAAAGGAGATGGTAAAATatcatcttttttcatttataaagaCATGAAAGTTCACACAAAAAGTTGCCATCTAACCAAACATCGTGTCCATCCCCAAAAAAAGGATGAGTTTGGCAAATTCTACagtacaaataaagtttgaggGACCTGCACAATCCTGCACGTTCACTGTGAGGAGAGTCAATCTGTTTCTCTGGGTTTTTTTGTCCCTAAAAGTACATTGGATTACTGTTGTTGTGCAATGTTAGGTTTTGTAAGAAAGGtacaagagagagaagaagaaatctTAACACTGCCCAAAAATGTTTTCCAAGAAATTCAAAGGCTCCTCCTTTAATCTCTCTTAGCAAAGTGCCATGGTGCTTCAAAAATGGAAGAGTGAATGAAGGAACATTTAGGTAAACTGTAAgtattgttttttaaagagGGGATAAGGTTGTTGTAAGCAAAGAAAACGCTTGCTGAAGACAGTCTAAATCCTCCTTTTTTAGGGAGGGAGCTTGAGGGAAGAGGCTTGAAAGACAAGGtttggaagaaaaagaaaagactgttATAAAAGGTCCCTGGACAGATTCAAACCAGGGCTCCACAATCCTGTAACAACTGAATCAGTCAACTGGGTCACACACGACCCTCCACATTCATCCTAGATTTCTccaggaaagagagagaaaatttaTTAGAACTTTCCTCCTGTTTCAACCGTCTGAATGTGCAACGAGAAGGTTTAATTATTGTTGTATAGCTAGTCCAACAGCACTACAGCAGACGCAATAATCACCATGGAAAACGGCAAATGAAGCAGAACACACGTCTGCTCATTACTCCAAGAAAACTGAGTCCTGTGTGACAAAGATCCAGGTCCTCAGGACTTGgaaaaatgatgtgatgtgtgcCACACTGAGTAATTAAAAGAGTACAGTTTGGTCTAATGACAGCTGAGCGTGTGGCAAAATCAAGCATTAAATATAACTATCTAGTCTGACTATAATGAGCTGTGCAGTGGCTCATTCCACAAAGGCACCGTTACAGAACAGGGGCAGAGGATGGGGTTAGGATAGTGTGCAGAGCAGGAAGAtcaatttgaattatttatggAGTTATTTCTCCAACTCTACCGtcttctttttgcattttatcaCACAGTTATGTTGAAGTCAGAGCTCTAAACCATGGCATGGTGGTTTTATTTACCAGCATCTGCCTTGTGTTTATTTCCCACCGTGTAGtagaaatatgtgtttttttaggTCCATCTCCTGTTCTGACAGGAAAACCTAAAAGTGCAGTGTTTGGTCCTTTTCCCACATTATCTCTAAGAAAAACAGTCTGCATTTTTTAGAGGATTTTCTCTGGACCATGTTTCTCACTTCAGGTTCTTGAGGAGAAGTTGATTCCTGTCACCATCTTCTGGATCTTCTCTTCGTTCTTCAGTATGTTGGACCTTACAGCACAAATCTTGTCCTGCTGGTCCTTGATCAGCTGCTCCAGCTCAGCTAGTTCTGCTTTAAGAGGCTCCACTGCCCGGTCTGTCGCTCTGCAGAGAACACCAGCAAAAACCAAGAAGGAATAATTCATTTCTTACATGAGTTGAGATTTCAGTTTAAGAAAGGTTTGACAACACGTGAAGTGACAGATGTTAGAGAGCTAGCACTGTTGCATGAGAGTCTGTGTATGGAGCAGTGCTGGAAATTAAACAGACTTCATTCAACGACTCCTAACTTCATGCATGCTGTGCATGTGCCAACCCACCTCTGCTCCTGCAGCAAGGCCTGTGCGTGCTCCTTGTTCTCCCGTCGCCAGGTGTGCAGTTCAGCCTGCATGGCGTCCATGTCCTCCTGGATGTAGTCCATGATCTTGCCCAGAGGCAGGGAGCTGCGGCACACCGTCTGGATGGACGAACGCAGCCGCTCAATCTCCCTCCTGACCATGTCCCGCTCTTTCTTCCGCGCCGCTTCAGACACCGAGTTCTGGAAGTGAAAGTGTTAGAGGTGGGAGCAAAGCATGAAAACATCAAATACAGCTATAGGAGTGTGTTCGTTGGTGAAACTCATTATATTTCAGAAGTATGCTGAGTCTTACTGGGCAAAGAAAGAAACTAAGTTTTCAGATGATCTGCTTGACTTTACACAGCGCTGTATCAAACAGCTGTACGAGTacacaccaaaaacacacaagaatcACTTGTGTGTCCCTAGACCAAAACATAATAAACCCTCTTTAGGAATTCTACCTTTGCCAGCAACTGGAGCAAGGCTGCATTTAGTGGTTTAGGACTTCAAGGCTAAAAATGTTAGGCAGGAATTCTACCAACCTAGCTGTATATATAAAGATCAAACGTGCGGCTGAATTGTGTCGGGCAAAGAAGGGGGACTGGTTGACTGGCTGGTGAAGGCTTCCAGTGTATGGTGTGTGGTTGaagggggttgtgtgtgtgtgtgtgtgtgtgtgtgtgtgtgcgcgctaTATCCCAGTTACACTCAGTCCCTTGATGGTAAGAAGGAGGGGAAGGTATCAGGGAAGGACCTCCCTTGGCAGGGAGCAAACCCAAGGATGTTTGCTCAGCTGGGCTTCGCAAGGCCTCTGACaatgtgtgtgcgtatatgtgtgcgtgtgtaacGCAAAGGCACTCAGTATTGCAACCctaaagccacacacacacaaacaccaagcCGAGGATCAtacagtggacacacacagcCCCCACCCGCACTCTCGGTCTTAAAGTCCTGTTTATTTTAGTAACAGGCTGTGGCAGTGGGGTTATTTTACTACAGTATTGAGTAACAACTACTACACTTATTCATCCTTTCAAGTTCAACTCTTGGCCCAAATTATGCTATTTGGCTGCACAGATGGGAGCACCTGCCTTCATGCGGCAGCAGAAAGCAGACTTGCGACAGTGTGTAAGCTAAATGACAGCTCCCTCTTCAAAACACACAATCTGTCACACAGCGCGCTCACATGTAACATTTTCCTTATCAAGCCATCTCTTAAAACCAAACAGCTCGGTAATTACGATTTTAAAAAGCGCTGTGACGAGACCAGACCACACGGCAGAAACGAACTCAAACGTCATCGTTTGCCGTCATTCCTTTTCAGGAAGCAAGTACAAATTTCTGACAACCTCACTCTTTGTTACCCGTTTGCGGTGGCTCGAGAGTGTGAGGGTTGAAATACCTTGGCCCGGCGGCTCCCCCTACGAGGTGGGTGGCTTTCCACTGGGCGCCGCGAACCCTGCAGCTAGACAAACACTCCATGGCTCATTCGGCCTGCCTGGCTGCGGTTTGCCCTGCATAGCCCAGACAGGACCCATGGTTTCTTTCTATTTGCTGCCCTCTTGCTACCTTagctgccccccaccccacccccacctctccttctctgctggaaaataaaaaacctgGCGTGAAAACATGACCCCTGGTTCGTGTGCACTCTGTCCGGGTGGATATAAATCACTGCTTTATGGAGGTCTCTGTCAGGGTCTACGAGACCTGTGTGCTCCtagttttcctttttctcacCCAGATCACAGAACAATATTTAGACGTGGTGACCACAGAGGAGtaggaggtgagagaggagggaggggggcaggtTTTCCCATTATCTCAGACATGATGAAGGCTCATGGAGACGCAGAGGACAAAGCCTCTGGCGTATGCTAGAAAGGACAGGTGGACTAATAGCAGCTAGTTCGATTGTAGAAGGAGAAAGcacatgaataaatatttgaatcTTGTTTTCATCAGCCTTGTTTTCAGAGGGCAACATTTTTTGTGAGCTGAATTATTTGCTTTAACTACAAACTCAGTGCCTGGGTCAACAGAATAAAATTCTAATGGACGTACTATAACACTGCAGGGTACACTACAATGAGAAATTCACCCAGTCATCACATGCCTAATCAGCTTAATTAGGAAATACGTGCAAAACTGTGATTTATGGAGTGCTTAtagggagagaaaaacattcTTCAAAGTATCCTCTGACAAGAAAAATGGCTCGCAAGCATAAAGCCTGTCAGTGGCGGAGCAACCTCAGGAGTTTCATTAACTAGGAAAACAAAAATTGAAACACTAGTTGTATAGCTGATAATGAGAAATCAGCTTCCATTAGAAGGAAAGAAACCTCACTCATTACTGCTCATTTATCAGCGTAACTTTGGTCGGAACAAGTGGATGAGAGACACATGTAACGACCTCTCAGTGGAGCTGCTTTGCCCACAATCAAGATGAATCAATTTAAAGTTAAGTAAAAGTCGTTGTGGTACGTGCACAGCTAACTCAAATGTTAATTTCTGAAGACCATCAATCTTTAAAGCTCTTTTAAAAATGGGATTTCAAGTGAATTCCTCTCACAGCACCACcagttaaaatatgaaaatcagGCTTTGTCAAAGTATATTACAGATCACTGAAGACCACATATAACAACTAAAGAGCTTCTGGGAACAATTCTCTCTGCTACCGGCGCTCATTTggagacactgacacacactctgatggtttttacagtgtgttccTCACGCAGATCTGAGAGGTGAGCCAGGGAGCGAAGCATAGGATGAGAACTGGCTCTGGACGTTGTTTATGGGCTTCCTAGCTATTTTTCATAGAAGGCCATTTAAAAGTCTAGCTAGATCATAAAAATAGCTTGGAGTCAGTGAGGTGAGGAGAAAAGCTGACAGCCAATGAGGTTACAGGATGTTGTTGCAAGGTCACTGTAGTCCCTTGGGGAGACAACTGAGATCACCACCCTGGGTTATGGGGTGAACTGGAGGGAAACCTCCTAAGGGACCGGCGGGTGTAGTAACATCGAAAACAACATtacaattaaagctgcgagcagcgttgaacgggccctcgcacccggcgcccgtcgggggagcggcgaccgcgggaccccggcaaccgcggggtcaacgcaggtcgcagggcacacgctggcgtaacagttcacacttccgagatgtaaaaattttaaataaaagcttttatgctaattattttctgtgataatatttttcagagctcatcatctgtgacagctcttggctctcctgactgtaacctctctgtggcagcttctcacagactcaatcaactcctcttcccctcccccctcaaacacaaacacaaacacaaacacaaacacacacacacacacagataccccctcccaaaaggagataaaactcagttttaacttgagtttacaagctttgagctttgagcaaaagcatttttttgcaagttctgttattgggtgcatatataaatcatttatgcttaaacaaggcttataatgaagttatttgaacagtgaatatctcatctgcctaaagtcagggcgaagccactaaccagctgtagggatgggtatcattaggattttatctttatccatacagacccctatcagtccagctcagactgttactggtttaagagagtgaagtttatagcaatttgcaaaatttggagattagtgacaaactaaccagttagactacatacagacaagctttcattttagctgttagtaacagtttgccatgagcttaaccagcgtgctgtgcttcgtgttaaacatgtcat is a window of Lates calcarifer isolate ASB-BC8 unplaced genomic scaffold, TLL_Latcal_v3 _unitig_1677_quiver_2255, whole genome shotgun sequence DNA encoding:
- the LOC108890078 gene encoding ankyrin repeat and SOCS box protein 1 codes for the protein MADGPEAQADVDDPPSISFPPLITVSDLPGATAAGRNLKEWLQEQFCDKPLEQDDMRLHNAAYVGDLDTLRNLLQEDEFRRRINEKSVWCCGCLPCTPLRIAATAGHAACVAYLIAQGAEVDLVDVKGQTALYVAVVNGHLDCVRILLEAGADPNGSRHHRSTPLYHAARVGRLDILQELIRFNADVDMDHQLGPRLLLSARTLNTLVVCPLYISAAYHHLHCFQLLLQAGAQPDFNYTGPVCHEALTRGLASCLLDAVLRHGCEVAFIHLLLDHGANPALVPWDESELEAPNRRKVDPEALRVFLEARRCPRRLTHLCRIRIRRAMGKSRLNHIPSLPLPEPIKNFLLHKN